The Blautia pseudococcoides genome segment ATTCATGGATGAAAAGAATCGGAGCTGTATCCTGAAACACGGTTTGACACCATTTCCCCCATGTGATAATATGAAGTTAATGTAAGCAGCGGACAGGATGCAAAGAATGCTGCCAAATAAAATAACGCAATCTGCCGTAAGGGGAATCAGGTGTGAATCCTGAGCGATGTGGTCACTGTAATTAGGATCAAAGTCCTATAAGCCAGAATACCTTGCGCCGGATGGAATGAAGCTTCCGTACAAAGCCATGCATTCCGGACTCTCTATAAGCACATATATAGATTCGGAAACAGGTCGGCAGTGGAAAGCCGGCCTGTTTTTTATTGTGAAACTGGCTTCGGTGCGGAAATCCTGAAACCGGGAATTGTTTTACAAAGGAAGGAGTAGAACATGAAGGAGAAAAGCAGCAATAAAAAAGTGATCATAGGAGCCGCCGCCCTTGTTTTGGTATGCGTAGCCCTGCTCCTGGTTTACAAGAACTTTATGCCAAAAGGTACAGAGGGTGCAAAAACGATCACTGTAAAAGTAGTACATGGGGACAGCAGTGAAAAAGATTTTGAGTATAAAACTGACGAGGCATATTTGGGAGCTGTGATCCAGGACAACAAGCTGGTGAAAGGGGAAGAAGGAGAGTACGGGCTTTTCATAACATCAGTGGACGGCGAGAAAGCAGATGAATCCAAACAGCAGTGGTGGTGTCTTACAAA includes the following:
- a CDS encoding DUF4430 domain-containing protein, with translation MKEKSSNKKVIIGAAALVLVCVALLLVYKNFMPKGTEGAKTITVKVVHGDSSEKDFEYKTDEAYLGAVIQDNKLVKGEEGEYGLFITSVDGEKADESKQQWWCLTKGGEQVNTSADQTPIEDGDTFELTLTEGY